One Pirellulaceae bacterium DNA segment encodes these proteins:
- a CDS encoding DUF2237 domain-containing protein: protein MSQATNIFGRPLEVCCTSPMTGFYRDGCCNTGPGDLGLHLVCAKMTDEFLKFSADQGNDLITPNPMAAFPGLKTGDRWCLCVQRWKEALAAGVAPPVVLEATHISTLEFVDLSDLESHTAD from the coding sequence ATGAGCCAAGCGACAAATATTTTCGGCCGACCTCTCGAAGTCTGTTGCACCTCACCGATGACAGGTTTTTATCGCGATGGTTGCTGTAACACGGGCCCCGGCGACCTGGGGTTGCACTTGGTCTGTGCAAAAATGACGGACGAATTCCTCAAATTTTCAGCCGATCAAGGCAATGACCTGATCACGCCCAATCCGATGGCGGCCTTTCCCGGACTCAAAACGGGGGATCGCTGGTGCCTGTGTGTCCAACGCTGGAAGGAAGCCCTCGCAGCCGGCGTGGCGCCTCCCGTGGTACTCGAGGCCACACACATATCAACCCTAGAATTTGTTGACCTCAGCGATCTTGAGTCGCACACGGCCGATTAG
- a CDS encoding HAD family phosphatase: MKRPLLLFDVMGTLVTEPFLEAMPRFFQMSLEQLRAEVDPTAWIEFEKGRIDEQQFCDQFFRDGRSVDPQKLRQCLHDAYDWLDGMQALMVELHGLGFQIHALSNYPIWFEIIEDKLKLSRYLDWTFVSCKTGFRKPDPESYRVVERELQIPMNECFFVDDRLGNVEAARAVGMDSVLIDDHHGVREELVRRSIIIA, encoded by the coding sequence ATGAAACGTCCTCTACTACTCTTCGATGTCATGGGAACCCTGGTTACCGAACCGTTTTTAGAGGCCATGCCCCGTTTTTTTCAGATGTCTTTGGAGCAACTTCGAGCTGAGGTGGATCCGACCGCTTGGATTGAGTTTGAGAAAGGTCGGATCGATGAACAACAATTCTGTGATCAGTTTTTCCGCGATGGACGCTCTGTCGATCCGCAGAAACTACGGCAATGTTTGCATGATGCTTATGATTGGCTTGACGGAATGCAGGCGTTGATGGTTGAGTTGCATGGGTTAGGTTTCCAGATACATGCTTTGTCGAATTATCCTATCTGGTTCGAAATAATCGAAGACAAACTCAAGCTCTCCCGGTATCTCGATTGGACGTTTGTCTCCTGCAAGACGGGATTTCGTAAGCCGGATCCAGAGTCCTATCGGGTGGTTGAACGCGAGTTGCAGATTCCCATGAACGAATGCTTTTTTGTCGATGATCGTCTCGGAAATGTCGAAGCGGCCCGAGCAGTTGGGATGGACAGCGTGTTGATTGACGATCACCACGGGGTTCGGGAGGAGCTCGTTCGTCGTTCAATCATCATTGCTTGA
- a CDS encoding lipase family protein, with translation MANMVSSTQGYQFRSQSNRPVSEMDLLEASLLFAELAKVSYFERGDVECMVQDIGITQVEFYDRDGAQAYCLENESDLIVVCRGTEPDEVNDVKADVNVLTVAAETVGRVHRGFKSEADDIWPQIEQAIAGKQKPLWFAGHSLGGAMATICAGRCFLSDVSSMPRGLYTFGSPRVGDRRYINYCDIKHYRWVNNNDIVPRLPPAWFGYRHAAEELYINTAGKLANLKGIRRTFDRLRGLAHSSLRFRVDYLSDHPIDRYIEQIAGM, from the coding sequence ATGGCAAATATGGTTTCGTCCACTCAAGGCTATCAGTTTCGATCGCAGTCGAACCGGCCAGTGAGTGAAATGGATTTACTCGAGGCCTCTTTGTTGTTTGCTGAATTAGCAAAAGTTTCCTATTTTGAGCGAGGCGATGTCGAGTGTATGGTCCAAGATATTGGTATCACTCAGGTTGAGTTTTACGATCGAGACGGAGCCCAGGCGTATTGCTTGGAGAATGAATCTGATCTGATCGTGGTTTGTCGGGGTACGGAGCCCGACGAAGTCAACGATGTGAAGGCCGATGTGAATGTGCTGACCGTTGCGGCTGAAACGGTGGGACGTGTCCATCGAGGCTTCAAATCCGAGGCGGATGATATCTGGCCGCAAATTGAGCAAGCGATCGCCGGTAAGCAAAAGCCCTTGTGGTTCGCGGGACATTCTTTGGGCGGTGCGATGGCGACAATTTGTGCAGGACGTTGTTTTCTGTCCGATGTTTCTTCGATGCCACGCGGTCTTTACACCTTTGGAAGCCCGCGGGTCGGGGACCGACGTTATATCAATTATTGCGATATCAAGCATTATCGCTGGGTCAACAACAATGACATCGTCCCTCGCCTTCCGCCCGCTTGGTTTGGCTATCGGCATGCTGCTGAGGAGCTTTACATCAACACGGCCGGAAAGCTCGCTAATCTGAAAGGAATCAGGCGAACGTTTGATCGTTTGCGAGGGCTCGCTCATTCATCGTTGCGATTCCGTGTGGATTATCTAAGCGATCATCCCATCGATCGCTACATCGAGCAGATTGCTGGGATGTAA
- a CDS encoding Na(+)-translocating NADH-quinone reductase subunit A, which produces MIKISKGLDLPIEGAPSQKIDSGRPSGRVALVADDYRGLKPRLLVRVGDRVKLGQPVFQDKNVEGVQFTAPGSGRVLELNRGAKRHFQSLVIELDGDKEIEFASYADRGMTQLGQDEVRANLVESGLWTAFRTRPFSAVPSPNAVPHSIFVSAMDTNPLAPDASVIIAEREGDFQRGLQVISVLTEGKTFVCLGEKSEVPDPKTSRVQIERFSGPHPAGLVGTHIHFLDPVSLGKTVWSIGYQDVIAIGQLFVTGSLAVDRVISLAGPAAREPRLIRTRLGACVPELVVDELKSESVRLISGSVLSGREAAGPQQYLGRFHQQISVLAEGRPRVLFEWMLPGSGRFSVKNVYASAARRGERKFSFTTSQEGSPRSMVPVGAYEKVVPLDVLPTYLLRSLIIGDLEQAAALGCLELDEEDLALCSFVCPGKYDYGPMLRKCLSQIEKEG; this is translated from the coding sequence ATGATCAAGATAAGTAAGGGATTGGACCTCCCAATCGAAGGGGCTCCGAGTCAAAAAATTGACTCCGGACGACCATCCGGCCGCGTTGCGCTTGTTGCCGATGACTATCGAGGGCTGAAGCCACGACTGCTCGTTCGGGTGGGAGATCGGGTCAAGTTAGGCCAGCCAGTTTTTCAAGATAAAAATGTAGAAGGTGTGCAGTTCACTGCTCCCGGCTCCGGCCGAGTGTTGGAGCTTAATCGCGGAGCAAAACGCCACTTTCAGTCGTTGGTCATTGAGCTAGACGGTGATAAAGAGATCGAATTTGCCTCTTACGCCGACCGTGGCATGACGCAGTTGGGCCAAGACGAAGTACGCGCCAACCTTGTCGAATCGGGCTTGTGGACCGCTTTTCGAACCCGGCCCTTCAGTGCCGTACCATCGCCGAATGCCGTGCCCCATTCTATTTTTGTCTCTGCCATGGATACCAATCCGCTCGCTCCCGATGCGAGCGTAATCATTGCCGAGCGAGAGGGCGATTTTCAACGCGGTTTGCAGGTTATCTCCGTGCTGACGGAGGGTAAGACGTTTGTCTGTCTGGGTGAGAAGTCGGAAGTTCCGGATCCAAAAACAAGTCGGGTTCAAATTGAACGTTTTTCTGGGCCACATCCCGCGGGACTGGTCGGAACTCATATCCATTTCCTGGATCCGGTCAGCCTGGGCAAGACGGTTTGGTCGATCGGCTATCAGGACGTGATTGCGATCGGACAACTTTTTGTTACCGGCAGTCTTGCAGTGGATCGAGTAATTTCCTTAGCCGGGCCTGCTGCCCGCGAGCCCCGCTTGATCCGAACTCGATTGGGCGCATGCGTCCCGGAACTTGTCGTGGATGAATTGAAGTCAGAGTCGGTGCGTTTGATATCGGGATCGGTGTTGTCCGGTCGCGAAGCTGCTGGTCCTCAACAATATCTTGGTCGATTTCACCAACAAATCAGCGTCTTGGCGGAGGGTCGTCCCAGAGTACTGTTTGAGTGGATGCTCCCCGGTTCAGGGCGGTTCTCGGTGAAGAATGTCTACGCTTCGGCCGCGCGACGGGGGGAACGAAAGTTTTCGTTTACGACGTCACAGGAAGGAAGTCCTCGTTCGATGGTACCCGTTGGTGCCTATGAAAAAGTTGTTCCGCTCGACGTATTGCCGACCTATTTGTTGCGTTCCTTGATCATTGGGGATCTGGAGCAGGCGGCCGCGTTAGGCTGTCTGGAGTTGGATGAAGAGGATTTGGCTTTGTGTTCCTTCGTATGTCCGGGGAAATATGACTACGGTCCGATGCTACGAAAGTGTCTCAGCCAGATCGAGAAGGAGGGGTAG
- a CDS encoding thioesterase family protein: MLTSHAIEIRVRYNETDPMGFVHHANYFTYFELGRTELLRASGGSYRRMEEEGLLVVVVKALCKYQRPARYDDVLKIETHVKRVTAAKIEHEYLIFRDDEPLAQAQITLAVVNREGAVQRIPEWMSLSE; the protein is encoded by the coding sequence GCTGACGTCACACGCTATCGAAATTCGTGTTCGGTATAACGAAACTGATCCCATGGGATTCGTTCATCATGCGAATTATTTTACCTACTTCGAATTAGGACGCACCGAATTGTTGCGGGCTTCAGGAGGAAGTTACCGCCGCATGGAAGAGGAAGGATTGTTGGTCGTTGTGGTCAAGGCACTTTGTAAGTATCAACGCCCCGCGCGGTACGACGATGTTTTGAAGATTGAAACGCACGTCAAACGAGTTACAGCGGCCAAAATCGAACATGAATATTTGATTTTTCGGGATGATGAACCTTTGGCTCAGGCTCAGATCACGCTTGCGGTCGTGAATCGTGAGGGCGCCGTTCAGCGCATCCCTGAATGGATGAGCTTGTCCGAGTGA
- a CDS encoding DUF1080 domain-containing protein, which yields MKRMLLLNAFIACCLANHANAQHWTPLFPGNTLAGWTTQDGKPVKSGWQNSQGTVRLDPSSGRGGNIITDRDFGNFELVFEWKSSQAGNSGIKYRVKKFDGRILGCEYQMLDDEAFPTLNPKQKTASLYDVYDPQFSGNLHPYGQFNQGRIVVCGNRIEHWLNGQLVTRACVGSAEWNARIAKSKFADVDGFGKNKWGRIMLTDHNSQIEFRNVFIRESTVRSHSRPRASIFKRRLLSFGRCR from the coding sequence ATGAAACGCATGCTGCTACTCAACGCATTTATCGCTTGTTGCTTGGCGAACCACGCCAACGCCCAGCACTGGACTCCACTCTTCCCAGGAAACACTTTAGCCGGTTGGACAACGCAGGACGGTAAACCAGTCAAATCCGGCTGGCAGAATTCCCAGGGCACCGTTCGGCTCGACCCGTCAAGCGGTCGTGGCGGCAACATTATCACCGATCGAGATTTCGGCAATTTCGAGCTCGTCTTCGAGTGGAAGAGTTCCCAAGCTGGCAACAGCGGGATCAAATATCGCGTCAAGAAATTCGACGGACGAATTTTGGGCTGCGAATATCAAATGCTCGACGATGAAGCGTTTCCAACGCTCAATCCGAAGCAGAAAACGGCTTCGCTCTACGACGTTTACGATCCGCAATTCTCAGGCAATCTGCACCCCTATGGACAATTCAACCAAGGTCGGATCGTGGTATGCGGTAATCGGATCGAACATTGGCTCAATGGCCAATTGGTCACGCGAGCATGCGTTGGATCGGCCGAATGGAATGCACGAATTGCCAAGAGCAAATTTGCCGATGTCGATGGATTCGGGAAAAACAAATGGGGGCGAATCATGCTAACCGACCACAATAGCCAGATCGAGTTTCGTAACGTGTTCATTCGCGAATCGACCGTTCGCAGTCACTCCAGACCAAGAGCGAGCATTTTCAAGCGTCGCTTGCTTTCATTCGGTCGCTGCCGCTAA
- a CDS encoding NAD(P)/FAD-dependent oxidoreductase — protein MPSATRFAPTYSEVIVIGGGAAGLLAAIAAAERDKQVRLLEKNSKAGVKILMSGGTRCNITQSTDRRGIVTAFGEQGNFLHSALAALSPDDLVDLFESEGVATKVESTGKIFPVSDRAVDVRDALLQRLHRSGAQLDLNSAVSSFNPTEDGFEISSAAGQFHCQKLILTVGGQSYPECGTAGDGYAWAKSMGHAIVPPRPALVPITTDSSWIHELRGVTIEDVSLTIGQPSSDGKQKPIAQRRGSMVLTHFGLSGPVVLDISRVITRADNRKDLILNCDFLPRLSAKETEQELERLCRHDGGRLVHPTLSTLSLPKRLIEQLIISATIPSERRAAELSRQERGRLIRAIKATTIDIAGTLGFKKAEVTAGGVSRDEVDSRDMQSKLVAGLYLAGEILDLDGPIGGYNFQAAFSTGWLAGNSV, from the coding sequence ATGCCATCCGCCACTCGATTCGCACCCACCTACTCGGAAGTCATCGTGATTGGCGGAGGCGCCGCCGGCTTGCTGGCTGCAATCGCAGCGGCTGAACGCGACAAACAAGTCCGGCTGCTCGAAAAAAACAGCAAAGCGGGTGTGAAAATCTTGATGTCTGGGGGGACTCGTTGCAATATCACCCAGTCAACCGACCGACGCGGAATCGTGACTGCCTTTGGCGAGCAAGGTAATTTCCTCCATTCAGCCTTGGCTGCTTTGAGTCCGGACGATCTGGTCGATCTGTTTGAATCCGAAGGAGTTGCCACCAAAGTCGAGTCAACCGGAAAGATTTTCCCAGTCAGCGATCGGGCGGTCGATGTTCGCGACGCACTCCTACAACGACTCCACCGATCCGGAGCTCAACTTGATTTAAATTCAGCGGTCAGCAGCTTCAACCCGACGGAAGATGGCTTCGAAATCAGCTCCGCGGCGGGCCAGTTTCACTGCCAGAAATTAATTCTAACAGTTGGCGGACAGTCATACCCGGAGTGTGGAACGGCCGGTGACGGCTATGCTTGGGCAAAATCCATGGGCCATGCAATCGTACCACCTCGTCCCGCGCTCGTCCCAATCACGACCGATTCAAGCTGGATTCACGAGCTACGCGGCGTAACGATTGAAGACGTAAGCCTCACAATTGGGCAGCCTTCTTCCGATGGAAAGCAAAAACCGATCGCCCAGCGGCGTGGCTCAATGGTGCTAACCCATTTTGGGTTATCCGGTCCGGTCGTCTTGGATATCAGCCGCGTAATCACGCGCGCCGACAACCGTAAGGACCTCATTTTGAACTGCGACTTCCTGCCCCGCTTGTCAGCAAAGGAAACAGAACAAGAGTTAGAGCGTTTATGTCGCCACGATGGTGGTCGCCTTGTTCACCCAACACTCTCAACCCTCTCGCTGCCGAAACGATTGATTGAACAACTCATCATCTCAGCAACGATTCCCAGCGAACGCCGTGCGGCCGAACTGTCTCGACAAGAACGCGGTCGGTTAATCCGTGCGATAAAGGCAACAACAATCGATATCGCCGGCACGCTGGGATTCAAGAAGGCGGAGGTCACCGCAGGCGGCGTGTCTCGCGATGAAGTTGATTCGCGTGACATGCAGAGCAAATTGGTCGCTGGACTATATTTGGCTGGTGAAATCTTGGACTTGGACGGACCGATTGGTGGCTACAATTTCCAGGCGGCCTTCAGTACGGGCTGGCTGGCGGGCAATTCAGTCTAG